Proteins encoded within one genomic window of Glandiceps talaboti chromosome 3, keGlaTala1.1, whole genome shotgun sequence:
- the LOC144433275 gene encoding neuralized-like protein 4 — MGGKKLSEREGHFNDERKPKNFDTKQVFLSPSIRYSGHKIYAHPSKFKDKATNKVYSVRIVFQVWVNPMSYTVGPETIGAKHEIDPKFNNQELEWFTKQRGSIIMYGLLVNME, encoded by the exons ATGGGAGGAAAGAAGCTTTCTGAACGGGAAGGACATTTCAATGACGAAAGAAAACCTAAGAACTTCGATACAAAACAAGTCTTCCTATCGCCTAGCATTCGATATTCTGGACATAAAATTTATGCTCATCCTAGCAA attcaaGGACAAGGCTACAAACAAAGTCTACTCAGTGAGGATAGTATTCCAAGTGTGGGTGAATCCTATGAGCTATACAGTTGGACCAGAAACAATTGGAGCTAAGCATGAGATTGATCCAAAGTTCAACAATCAGGAACTTGAATGGTTCACCAAACAGCGAGGTAGCATTATAATGTATGGACTTTTGGTAAATATGGAGTAA